A single genomic interval of Zunongwangia sp. HGR-M22 harbors:
- a CDS encoding tetratricopeptide repeat protein has protein sequence MKKITIIFIALLFFNALKAQEKRTVDEIWKNTESLIANKNYKKAINELNKIIELNEKDAKAYFLRGKLNATLKISNGCEDAKKAADLGHKEAKLVYDQYCNKTDKRDLKEKINNLENIAKQFPEKPEPFYNIGNIYFDNREYKKAIAYYNKAINIDENYSAAIFNKGVCTINLKEFEKGCELIEKAADLGYKQAMKVIGKCNDLIGK, from the coding sequence ATGAAGAAAATTACTATAATTTTTATTGCCCTTTTATTTTTCAACGCTTTAAAAGCACAAGAAAAACGAACTGTTGATGAAATTTGGAAAAATACAGAAAGTCTGATTGCTAATAAAAATTATAAAAAAGCTATCAATGAACTAAATAAAATAATTGAGTTAAATGAAAAGGATGCAAAAGCATACTTCCTTAGAGGAAAATTAAATGCAACTCTAAAAATTTCAAATGGTTGTGAGGATGCTAAAAAAGCTGCTGATTTAGGACATAAAGAGGCAAAATTAGTATATGATCAATATTGCAATAAGACTGATAAACGAGATTTAAAAGAAAAAATAAACAATCTTGAAAACATAGCTAAACAATTCCCTGAGAAACCTGAGCCATTTTATAATATAGGAAATATATACTTTGATAACAGAGAATATAAAAAAGCAATCGCATATTACAACAAAGCTATAAATATTGATGAAAATTATTCAGCTGCAATTTTTAATAAAGGTGTATGTACAATCAATTTAAAAGAATTTGAAAAAGGATGTGAACTAATTGAAAAAGCTGCTGATTTAGGATATAAACAAGCAATGAAGGTAATAGGAAAATGTAATGATTTAATTGGAAAATAA
- a CDS encoding tyrosine-type recombinase/integrase produces MLSKAEVRTLLKAPKYLKHRLILGMLYGCGLRSYELCALRLCDVDFDRQTVFVKKQKGKVDRYVPLSKHLARGLKKYIATESPKTFLFNSQVTDDGAPRPITPTAIQWVIKENRSKVNTHKTITAHCLRHTYATHLLEAGLNIMSLKELLGHAFIETTLVYLHVANTGSSRKFSPLDTLFQ; encoded by the coding sequence GTGCTTAGCAAAGCTGAAGTACGTACCTTGCTCAAAGCACCCAAATATCTCAAACACCGATTGATCCTGGGGATGCTGTATGGGTGTGGACTAAGGAGCTATGAACTCTGTGCCCTACGGCTCTGCGATGTAGACTTTGACCGACAGACTGTTTTTGTAAAAAAGCAGAAGGGCAAAGTAGACCGTTATGTGCCACTTAGCAAGCACTTGGCACGTGGACTTAAAAAATACATTGCAACGGAATCTCCAAAAACCTTCCTCTTCAACAGCCAGGTAACCGATGATGGCGCCCCCCGGCCCATAACCCCCACCGCAATACAATGGGTCATCAAAGAGAACCGAAGTAAAGTAAATACCCACAAGACTATTACCGCCCATTGCCTGCGTCACACTTACGCCACGCACTTGCTGGAGGCAGGACTCAATATTATGAGCCTGAAAGAACTTTTAGGACATGCCTTTATCGAGACAACGCTGGTATATTTACACGTTGCCAACACTGGGAGTTCACGCAAGTTTAGCCCCCTGGATACCCTTTTTCAATAA
- a CDS encoding IS1182 family transposase, with amino-acid sequence MEYQQGQDREQLSLYSTCLDDMIPEDNSVRLIDQFVNLIDLSQMGFQTIGTQGRPPYDPADLLKLFIYGYMNQMRSSRRLEKEAYRNIEVIWLIKNLKPDHNTIARFRKENPKAIRKVFRQSVAIARNFNLIGGTLIAGDSTKLRAQNSKKNNYNKKKIQRHLEYIDRKLEEHNQELAKADGDQKKTEEIKEQIKGRKQQQTKYRAIQKQLDKDASSENPQRSTSDPDSRHQIVRGTVTEVCYTAQTTVDAKHKLLIDYKLTNQNDKKAMGFMLRRAKSILRSNSFTALYDKGYHTGSEFHIADSLGIDTLVAIPAIGRKSQAPDPKYNAENFIYNTDDDAYTCPQGNTLYSNGSWYKARNYTFKQYKTKACKECPVRSKCTTAKANGKIIQRTQFTQNIQGNAKRVEQSGELYKERQALVEHPYGTMKRQWGFDHIMTKRGIKAASADFGLIALAYNLRRLFNNKIDLNELIFNLFLSLKKHIEDYIGLNKAFNQYKTKNTDHSINFVFNPNFNYF; translated from the coding sequence ATGGAATACCAACAAGGACAAGACCGCGAACAGCTCAGCCTTTATTCGACCTGTTTGGATGATATGATCCCAGAGGATAACAGCGTACGGCTTATTGATCAATTCGTCAACTTGATCGATTTATCACAGATGGGCTTTCAAACTATAGGAACTCAAGGGAGGCCGCCTTATGACCCCGCAGATCTGCTCAAACTCTTTATCTATGGCTATATGAACCAGATGCGATCGTCCCGAAGATTGGAGAAAGAGGCTTATCGTAACATTGAAGTGATCTGGCTGATTAAAAACTTAAAACCCGATCACAATACCATTGCCCGGTTTAGAAAAGAAAACCCAAAAGCCATCCGAAAGGTGTTCCGGCAAAGCGTGGCTATCGCCCGTAACTTCAACCTGATCGGGGGAACACTTATTGCCGGGGATTCTACCAAGCTAAGGGCGCAAAACAGCAAAAAAAATAACTACAACAAAAAGAAAATACAGCGGCACTTAGAGTACATCGATAGAAAGCTCGAAGAGCATAACCAAGAACTGGCCAAGGCTGATGGCGATCAGAAAAAAACCGAAGAAATTAAAGAGCAAATTAAAGGGCGCAAACAGCAACAGACCAAATACCGGGCTATACAAAAACAATTAGACAAGGATGCTTCTTCTGAAAACCCACAACGATCGACCTCTGATCCTGATAGCAGACATCAAATTGTAAGGGGAACCGTTACCGAGGTCTGCTACACCGCGCAAACGACCGTAGATGCCAAACATAAGTTACTGATCGATTATAAACTCACCAATCAGAATGATAAAAAAGCAATGGGCTTCATGCTCAGAAGGGCCAAGTCCATTTTACGATCAAATTCCTTTACTGCACTCTATGATAAAGGCTATCATACCGGGAGCGAGTTCCATATTGCCGATAGTCTGGGTATCGATACCCTGGTGGCCATTCCGGCCATTGGACGTAAAAGTCAGGCGCCAGATCCTAAATACAATGCTGAAAACTTCATTTATAATACTGATGATGACGCCTATACTTGCCCCCAGGGAAATACTTTATACAGCAATGGCTCCTGGTACAAAGCCCGAAACTATACGTTTAAACAATACAAGACCAAGGCCTGTAAGGAATGCCCGGTACGCAGCAAGTGTACCACGGCCAAAGCTAACGGTAAGATTATACAGCGCACTCAATTTACCCAGAACATCCAAGGCAACGCCAAGCGGGTCGAACAAAGCGGAGAGCTTTATAAAGAGAGGCAGGCGCTGGTCGAGCATCCCTATGGCACTATGAAGCGCCAATGGGGTTTTGATCATATCATGACCAAAAGGGGCATCAAAGCAGCTTCGGCCGATTTTGGACTCATCGCACTGGCCTATAATTTAAGGAGATTGTTCAACAATAAAATCGACCTTAACGAACTAATATTCAACCTCTTTTTAAGCTTAAAGAAGCATATAGAAGACTATATAGGACTGAATAAAGCTTTTAACCAATACAAAACAAAAAATACTGATCATAGTATAAATTTTGTTTTCAATCCTAATTTCAACTATTTTTAA
- a CDS encoding IS1182 family transposase, with protein MEYQQGQDREQLSLYSTCLDDMIPEDNSVRLIDQFVNLIDLSQMGFQTIGTQGRPPYDPADLLKLFIYGYMNQMRSSRRLEKEAYRNIEVIWLIKNLKPDHNTIARFRKENPKAIRKVFRQSVAIARNFNLIGGTLIAGDSTKLRAQNSKKNNYNKKKIQRHLEYIDRKLEEHNQELAKADGDQKKTEEIKEQIKGRKQQQTKYRAIQKQLDKDASSENPQRSTSDPDSRHQIVRGTVTEVCYTAQTTVDAKHKLLIDYKLTNQNDKKAMGFMLRRAKSILRSNSFTALYDKGYHTGSEFHIADSLGIDTLVAIPAIGRKSQAPDPKYNAKNFIYNPDDDAYTCPQGNTLYSNGSWYKARNYTFKQYKTKACKECPVRSKCTTAKANGKIIQRTQFTQNIQGNAKRVEQSGELYKERQALVEHPYGTMKRQWGFDHIMTKRGIKAAAADFGLIALAYNLRRLFNSKIALQQLIVALFLTFKKCIKASIRRNKAFTECKTKNTDQSINFVFNTNFNYF; from the coding sequence ATGGAATACCAACAAGGACAAGACCGCGAACAGCTCAGCCTTTATTCGACCTGTTTGGATGATATGATCCCAGAGGATAACAGCGTACGGCTTATTGATCAATTCGTCAACTTGATCGATTTATCACAGATGGGCTTTCAAACTATAGGAACTCAAGGGAGGCCGCCTTATGACCCCGCAGATCTGCTCAAACTCTTTATCTATGGCTATATGAACCAGATGCGATCGTCCCGAAGATTGGAGAAAGAGGCTTATCGTAACATTGAAGTGATCTGGCTGATTAAAAACTTAAAACCCGATCACAATACCATTGCCCGGTTTAGAAAAGAAAACCCAAAAGCCATCCGAAAGGTGTTCCGGCAAAGCGTGGCTATCGCCCGTAACTTCAACCTGATCGGGGGAACACTTATTGCCGGGGATTCTACCAAGCTAAGGGCGCAAAACAGCAAAAAAAATAACTACAACAAAAAGAAAATACAGCGGCACTTAGAGTACATCGATAGAAAGCTCGAAGAGCATAACCAAGAACTGGCCAAGGCTGATGGCGATCAGAAAAAAACCGAAGAAATTAAAGAACAAATTAAAGGGCGCAAACAGCAACAGACCAAATACCGGGCTATACAAAAACAATTAGACAAGGATGCTTCTTCTGAAAACCCACAACGATCGACCTCTGATCCTGATAGCAGACATCAAATTGTAAGGGGAACCGTTACCGAGGTCTGCTACACCGCGCAAACGACCGTAGATGCCAAACATAAGTTACTGATCGATTATAAACTCACCAATCAGAATGATAAAAAAGCAATGGGCTTCATGCTCAGAAGGGCCAAGTCCATTTTACGATCAAATTCCTTTACTGCACTCTATGATAAAGGCTATCATACCGGGAGCGAGTTCCATATTGCCGATAGTCTGGGTATCGATACCCTGGTGGCCATTCCGGCCATTGGACGTAAAAGTCAGGCGCCAGATCCTAAATACAATGCTAAAAACTTCATTTATAATCCTGATGATGACGCCTATACTTGCCCCCAGGGAAATACTTTATACAGCAATGGCTCCTGGTACAAAGCCCGAAACTATACGTTTAAACAATACAAGACCAAGGCCTGTAAGGAATGCCCGGTACGCAGCAAGTGTACCACGGCCAAAGCTAACGGTAAGATTATACAGCGCACTCAATTTACCCAGAACATCCAAGGCAATGCCAAGCGGGTCGAACAAAGCGGAGAGCTTTATAAAGAGAGGCAGGCGCTGGTCGAGCATCCCTATGGCACTATGAAGCGCCAATGGGGTTTTGATCATATCATGACCAAAAGGGGCATCAAAGCAGCTGCTGCAGATTTTGGACTCATCGCTCTGGCTTATAATTTAAGAAGATTATTCAATAGTAAAATCGCCTTACAGCAACTCATCGTAGCCCTGTTTTTAACCTTCAAGAAGTGTATAAAAGCCTCTATAAGACGGAATAAAGCTTTTACCGAATGCAAAACAAAAAATACTGATCAGAGTATAAATTTTGTTTTCAATACTAATTTCAACTATTTTTAA
- a CDS encoding HNH endonuclease: MFKKIFSSFNKKSEYKNDTKQIEFNSSIDKSTDVESVNNNFSFSEKEIQRYINKEVHFRLNKNEEIDFNSDQFDPLFKESAYLIVAHQQGSASLLQRKLHLGYNKAGKIIDQLESVGIIGAFDGKGAREVKITSEYQLDLLFQKTNIEDSKHQFFQETILPKYEETIIKKINKIRQKEKVEEEDLIKNNLRKEILDKEKEKKENERLKILKEEVKRELIEKGEILDDSELKRETIPQEILDKVWNRDGGKCVKCGSQEKIEFDHIIPFSKGGSNTYRNIQILCEKCNRQKSDKIG; this comes from the coding sequence ATGTTTAAAAAAATATTCTCTTCATTTAATAAGAAATCAGAATATAAAAACGATACAAAACAGATCGAATTTAATTCTTCAATTGATAAGTCAACAGATGTTGAAAGTGTTAATAATAACTTCTCATTTTCAGAAAAAGAAATTCAAAGATATATTAATAAGGAAGTACATTTTAGGTTAAATAAGAATGAAGAAATTGATTTTAATTCAGATCAATTTGATCCACTGTTTAAAGAGTCAGCTTATTTAATAGTGGCACATCAACAGGGATCAGCATCTTTACTTCAGAGAAAACTTCATTTAGGATACAATAAAGCTGGAAAAATAATTGACCAACTAGAAAGTGTTGGGATAATTGGAGCTTTTGATGGAAAAGGAGCTAGAGAGGTCAAAATCACTTCAGAATACCAATTGGATTTACTTTTTCAGAAAACTAATATTGAGGATAGCAAACACCAATTTTTTCAAGAAACAATCCTTCCTAAATATGAAGAGACTATCATTAAGAAAATCAATAAGATCCGTCAAAAAGAAAAAGTTGAAGAAGAGGATTTGATAAAAAATAATCTCAGAAAAGAAATTCTAGATAAAGAGAAGGAGAAAAAAGAAAACGAAAGATTAAAAATTCTAAAAGAGGAAGTTAAGCGAGAATTAATTGAAAAAGGAGAAATTTTAGATGATTCAGAACTAAAAAGAGAAACCATTCCACAAGAAATTCTTGACAAGGTTTGGAACAGAGATGGAGGAAAATGTGTAAAATGTGGAAGCCAAGAAAAAATAGAATTTGACCATATAATTCCCTTTTCAAAAGGTGGTTCAAATACATATAGAAATATTCAAATTCTATGTGAAAAATGTAATAGACAAAAATCTGACAAAATTGGATAA
- a CDS encoding M16 family metallopeptidase, whose protein sequence is MKKIFLALSLLLLSNSSFAQIAVDTLKLTYEHLKLKNGLEVILQPDDKFSEVSIEFWIRTGSKDESSQKYGLAHFFEHVTPYGLRNNEEKLKFLNENFYNGSNAQTKKDYTRYNLKVKPKGIDLALQYTAERIKAKPYDIKEKKIEQERVRVLKEIKRNSVNPFWSIEGGMALEKATYGKDHPYGHSGYGTIENNKKFEINDFRKWFSDYVYPENIILIVVGKFDPVETEELIKFYFDDIPASAGKENKEISFPKNINEYAKVKTKSDENYLNLVWVIPGWGSPEDASFRLLANILDERLENKKKNFSIIKNANSSKLLNIHKETGQFGVYASFSSLKDSISTEHFLTVTIDELVNNGVTDAELSRAKQKNILKISKMEKNIGFQNSRSELLGESLIFKNDPDFYFFRLKRQINLDKNEVNKLTKKWLSKLNSKILFIAK, encoded by the coding sequence ATGAAAAAAATCTTTCTAGCTCTTTCACTATTATTGCTAAGTAATTCAAGTTTTGCACAAATTGCAGTAGATACTTTAAAACTAACATATGAACATTTAAAACTAAAAAACGGGTTAGAAGTTATTTTACAACCTGACGACAAATTTAGCGAAGTATCTATCGAATTTTGGATACGAACAGGTTCAAAAGACGAATCTTCACAAAAATATGGCCTTGCTCATTTTTTTGAACACGTTACACCTTATGGCTTAAGAAATAATGAAGAAAAATTAAAGTTTTTAAATGAAAATTTCTACAATGGGAGTAATGCACAGACAAAAAAGGATTACACGCGGTATAATTTAAAAGTAAAACCAAAGGGAATTGATTTAGCCCTACAGTATACCGCTGAGCGTATAAAAGCTAAACCTTATGACATCAAAGAAAAGAAGATTGAACAAGAACGAGTACGTGTCCTCAAGGAAATAAAGAGAAATTCCGTAAATCCATTTTGGAGTATAGAAGGAGGAATGGCTTTAGAAAAAGCAACTTATGGAAAGGACCATCCCTATGGACACAGCGGTTATGGTACCATAGAGAACAACAAAAAATTTGAAATAAACGACTTTAGGAAATGGTTTTCGGATTATGTTTATCCCGAAAACATAATATTAATTGTAGTTGGAAAATTCGACCCAGTAGAAACCGAAGAATTAATAAAATTTTATTTTGATGATATTCCAGCTTCGGCAGGGAAAGAAAATAAAGAAATATCCTTCCCTAAAAATATAAATGAATATGCAAAGGTAAAAACGAAATCAGATGAGAATTATTTAAATTTAGTTTGGGTAATTCCCGGATGGGGTTCGCCAGAGGATGCTAGTTTCAGACTTCTTGCAAACATCTTAGATGAAAGATTAGAAAATAAAAAAAAGAATTTCTCAATCATCAAAAATGCCAATTCATCAAAACTATTAAATATTCATAAAGAAACTGGACAATTTGGAGTGTATGCATCTTTTTCATCTTTAAAAGATAGTATTTCAACTGAGCATTTTTTAACTGTTACAATTGATGAGTTAGTAAATAATGGTGTAACAGATGCAGAACTTTCTCGAGCTAAACAAAAGAATATACTTAAAATTAGTAAAATGGAAAAAAACATTGGGTTTCAAAATAGTAGATCAGAACTTTTAGGAGAAAGCTTAATTTTTAAAAATGACCCAGATTTCTACTTCTTTAGATTAAAAAGACAAATAAATTTAGATAAAAACGAAGTAAATAAATTAACCAAAAAGTGGTTGAGTAAATTGAATTCCAAAATTTTATTTATTGCAAAATAA
- a CDS encoding IS3 family transposase (programmed frameshift), whose product MQVVNLAIMRRKAKHYTLEFKQKAVELSYAKGSVVQVCEDLDILPAVLYRWRKEQKNYGKNSFPGRGNPKMTDEQKEIARLRKQLKETELERDNLKKGDWHLFRERQEKYRFIKQHRMKFPARKMCTMLAVSKSGYYHWLKSGPSNLWKDNQKLSSLIKDIFEDSYQSYGAPRIKAELEALGFKVSKPRIARIMKANYLYAKRKRKFKTTTNSNHKYPTAPNLLNQCFNVARANQVWVSDITYVQTKQGWSYLTVIIDLFNRKVIGWALSDTLNTEDTIIKAWQMAIKNTTLTQPLIFHSDQGIQYASQRFTNLLKSYNGLVKQSMSRKGNCWDNAVAESFFKSLKVEWVYWHKYKLRSQAELSIFQWIETWYNTRRRHSYLGNRTIKEFEIDMYNQKLAA is encoded by the exons TTGCAAGTTGTTAACTTAGCAATTATGAGACGTAAAGCCAAACATTACACCTTAGAGTTTAAGCAGAAAGCAGTAGAATTAAGTTACGCCAAAGGCAGTGTAGTACAGGTTTGTGAGGATCTGGATATCCTACCTGCTGTTCTTTACCGTTGGCGTAAAGAGCAAAAGAATTATGGTAAGAATAGTTTTCCCGGCCGTGGCAATCCTAAAATGACCGATGAACAAAAAGAGATAGCTCGTTTAAGAAAACAGCTTAAAGAGACTGAATTAGAACGTGATA ATCTTAAAAAAGGCGATTGGCATCTTTTCCGCGAGCGACAAGAAAAATACAGGTTCATAAAACAGCATCGTATGAAATTTCCTGCCCGTAAGATGTGCACTATGTTAGCAGTAAGTAAAAGTGGTTATTACCACTGGTTGAAATCTGGTCCCAGCAACCTCTGGAAAGATAATCAGAAGCTCTCTTCATTAATCAAAGATATTTTTGAAGATAGTTACCAAAGCTATGGAGCTCCTAGAATAAAAGCTGAACTGGAAGCTTTAGGTTTTAAGGTGTCAAAGCCACGGATAGCTCGCATAATGAAGGCAAACTATTTATACGCAAAGAGGAAACGTAAGTTTAAGACGACCACTAATAGTAATCATAAATACCCCACAGCTCCAAACTTGTTGAACCAATGCTTTAATGTAGCCAGAGCTAATCAAGTATGGGTAAGCGATATTACTTATGTTCAAACCAAACAAGGTTGGAGTTACCTAACAGTGATCATTGATCTATTTAACAGAAAAGTTATAGGATGGGCTTTAAGTGATACCCTAAATACCGAAGATACTATTATAAAAGCTTGGCAGATGGCTATTAAAAATACCACACTCACACAACCTTTGATATTCCATTCAGACCAAGGTATTCAGTATGCCAGCCAAAGATTTACTAATCTACTTAAAAGCTATAATGGCCTGGTAAAACAATCTATGAGTCGGAAAGGAAACTGCTGGGACAATGCCGTGGCGGAATCCTTTTTTAAATCTCTAAAAGTAGAGTGGGTATATTGGCATAAGTACAAGCTTAGATCACAGGCAGAGTTATCTATCTTTCAGTGGATAGAAACCTGGTACAATACCAGAAGAAGACATTCTTATTTAGGCAACAGAACCATTAAAGAATTTGAAATAGATATGTATAATCAAAAACTAGCAGCATAG
- a CDS encoding IS91 family transposase, whose translation MRSHLKVADVLEMEQDYISSRAFTSWHRRTLHAIRKCRTPAMGGHIDKCDCCDKLHISYNSCRNRHCPTCQGHKREHWIQARESELLNVPYFHVVFTLPSELNAFALSHPKIIYGSLFKAAWSTLRQFGENPKHLGGQMGMIAILHTWGQNLSLHPHLHCIVPGGAVKRSGKWKPARNKGKYLFNVKSMGKVFRAKYSALLREQKIAIPQEIYDKLFAKNWVVYAKQQFHTPKYVVEYLGRYTHKIAISNHRIKQINNSQRRVTFQIKDYRKAGQKGQLILDTREFVRRFALHVLPKGFTRIRHYGILSSSWKKHKLPALQNILAGVPVKPVEKKPPLLLGKCPSCKKGKLVTALTFDKRGPPDKWRKLLLSINSF comes from the coding sequence ATGCGCAGTCACCTTAAGGTGGCCGATGTGCTGGAGATGGAGCAGGATTATATCTCCTCACGGGCATTTACGAGCTGGCACAGGCGTACCCTTCATGCCATCCGTAAATGCCGCACCCCTGCTATGGGCGGACATATCGATAAGTGCGATTGCTGTGATAAACTCCACATCAGTTACAACAGTTGCAGGAACCGGCATTGCCCTACCTGTCAAGGCCATAAACGCGAACATTGGATACAGGCACGGGAAAGTGAACTGCTCAATGTTCCTTATTTTCATGTAGTCTTCACACTCCCTTCGGAACTGAATGCGTTTGCTTTATCCCATCCCAAAATAATTTATGGGAGCTTGTTCAAAGCGGCCTGGTCCACCCTTAGACAGTTCGGGGAGAACCCCAAGCACCTGGGCGGGCAAATGGGCATGATAGCCATACTGCACACCTGGGGCCAAAACCTGAGCCTGCACCCGCACTTGCATTGTATTGTTCCTGGAGGTGCGGTAAAGAGGTCAGGCAAATGGAAACCTGCAAGGAACAAGGGAAAATACCTGTTCAACGTGAAATCCATGGGGAAGGTATTCCGCGCAAAATATAGTGCACTGCTTCGAGAGCAAAAGATAGCCATACCACAGGAAATCTATGATAAGCTCTTTGCTAAAAACTGGGTAGTCTATGCAAAGCAGCAATTCCACACCCCAAAATATGTAGTAGAATATCTGGGCCGTTACACCCATAAGATCGCAATAAGCAATCACCGGATAAAACAAATAAACAACTCCCAAAGGAGGGTAACCTTCCAGATTAAGGACTACAGGAAAGCGGGCCAAAAAGGACAACTAATACTGGATACCCGTGAGTTCGTGCGCCGATTTGCACTGCACGTACTGCCCAAAGGTTTTACAAGGATAAGGCATTACGGCATCCTAAGCAGCAGTTGGAAAAAGCATAAACTACCGGCCCTACAAAATATCCTTGCAGGGGTGCCAGTAAAACCTGTCGAAAAAAAGCCTCCATTGCTCTTGGGCAAATGTCCAAGTTGCAAAAAGGGAAAACTAGTCACCGCTCTAACTTTCGATAAGCGTGGACCGCCAGATAAATGGAGAAAACTACTTTTATCCATTAATAGCTTTTAA
- a CDS encoding DUF2971 domain-containing protein encodes MNDPFECLPQKPSYKEYELAIDEVSKMLISQNENIDISKFQAIVDNLKKQLKQQSKENIRDTSLSDAQSNVNRDIGILSLTKKWNNTLMWSHYSNSHKGFCVGFDPTNKYFDDYINDDGTKSRTKKDVIYSKERAKIPMTLAKRDELGIEPFITKSLDWYYEDEIRVIASLNLHDDIIRKEPMDIYLFKVPHSLIREIIMGVNINEQDEKLITDFCEKRNINLYKTKVSDTKFNMERA; translated from the coding sequence TTGAATGACCCATTTGAATGTTTACCACAAAAACCTTCATATAAGGAATATGAGCTTGCTATTGACGAAGTTTCTAAAATGCTAATTTCTCAAAATGAAAATATTGACATCTCAAAATTTCAGGCGATTGTTGATAATCTCAAAAAACAACTCAAACAGCAATCTAAAGAAAATATACGTGATACGAGTTTGAGCGATGCGCAATCAAATGTCAATAGAGATATTGGAATTTTATCGCTAACCAAAAAATGGAACAATACTTTAATGTGGTCTCATTATTCTAATTCTCACAAAGGTTTTTGTGTGGGATTTGACCCAACAAATAAATATTTTGATGACTATATAAATGATGACGGAACGAAATCAAGAACTAAAAAGGACGTAATCTATTCCAAAGAACGAGCGAAAATTCCAATGACTTTAGCTAAAAGAGATGAATTAGGAATTGAGCCATTTATTACCAAATCATTGGATTGGTATTATGAAGACGAAATACGTGTAATTGCTTCATTAAATCTACACGATGATATTATAAGAAAAGAACCAATGGATATATATCTCTTCAAGGTGCCACATAGTTTAATAAGAGAAATTATTATGGGCGTTAACATAAATGAACAAGACGAAAAACTGATAACGGATTTTTGCGAAAAACGAAATATTAATCTATATAAAACAAAAGTTTCGGATACAAAATTTAATATGGAAAGAGCGTGA
- a CDS encoding HEPN-associated N-terminal domain-containing protein: MGGAKHRMMELEEQNLMSIPDKNVCVKHINDNAIKTFIKKNYKPGYCDYCEKDLKVVSLEELLEFMMRGISNFFEDAGNYMSYNGREGGYLGQIYTPDELIQERIGLETEPFRLTEDIVNSIEDIAWSEPDQYYDTERDELMYQWSYFKTLIKHKSRYLFQQNNTSKDSKDAYKILKEVGRLSTKLNLIKKIDKGTFIYRCRQHEKTKEIKEKARLVAPPEKNAIYPNRFSPSGISMLYSAFDPTTAILETISREDPKKTHITISKFEITKDIYVIDYSRLPKLPSIFAHNKTRNFYLIKFLNDLVKDFTKDIKKDGKEHIEYVPTQVVTEFLRYPFNKKRKNLIEGLIYPSSKKPGDSSSVIFWNNEDCLENLELLNIKIDKVSNYAQHRFIANNGYSRKSVI; the protein is encoded by the coding sequence ATGGGTGGAGCTAAACACAGAATGATGGAATTAGAAGAGCAAAATTTGATGTCAATTCCAGATAAAAATGTTTGCGTAAAGCATATTAATGATAATGCAATAAAAACTTTCATTAAAAAAAATTATAAACCAGGATACTGTGATTATTGTGAGAAAGACCTAAAAGTTGTTAGCCTAGAAGAGTTGTTAGAATTTATGATGCGGGGAATATCAAATTTCTTTGAAGATGCAGGAAATTATATGAGTTATAATGGTCGTGAAGGAGGTTATCTAGGCCAAATTTATACGCCTGATGAATTAATTCAAGAACGAATTGGTTTAGAAACAGAACCATTTAGATTAACAGAAGACATTGTAAATTCTATTGAAGATATTGCGTGGTCCGAACCAGATCAGTATTATGATACCGAACGTGATGAGTTAATGTATCAATGGAGCTACTTTAAAACATTAATTAAACATAAATCAAGATATCTATTCCAACAAAATAATACTTCAAAGGATAGCAAGGATGCTTATAAAATTTTAAAAGAAGTTGGACGTCTTTCTACTAAACTGAATTTAATTAAAAAAATTGATAAAGGAACTTTTATTTACAGGTGTAGACAGCATGAAAAAACTAAAGAAATTAAAGAAAAAGCTAGATTAGTTGCTCCTCCAGAAAAGAATGCTATATATCCAAATAGATTTAGTCCTTCAGGAATCTCAATGTTATATTCCGCTTTTGATCCAACTACAGCTATTCTAGAAACTATCAGTAGAGAAGATCCTAAAAAAACGCACATTACAATTTCAAAATTTGAAATAACAAAAGATATATACGTAATTGATTATAGTAGACTTCCAAAGCTACCAAGCATTTTCGCTCATAACAAAACGAGGAATTTCTATTTAATTAAATTTTTGAACGATTTGGTAAAGGATTTTACCAAAGACATCAAAAAAGATGGAAAAGAACACATTGAATATGTCCCTACTCAAGTAGTAACAGAATTTCTAAGATACCCATTCAATAAGAAAAGAAAGAATTTAATAGAAGGCTTAATTTATCCATCATCAAAAAAGCCAGGTGATTCGTCATCCGTAATTTTTTGGAATAATGAAGATTGTTTAGAAAATTTAGAACTCCTAAATATAAAAATAGATAAAGTATCAAACTACGCACAACACCGCTTCATCGCAAATAACGGGTATTCGAGAAAAAGTGTAATTTAG